The Pontibacter korlensis sequence CTCAAGTCTGGAACCCAAGTATTGCCTTCTTTAGCAAACTGCACAGTAGCCTCTTCTGTCGCAACCTGTGCCCAGCCGTTTCCATTATAGCGCATTGCCATAACTCTCTGCACTAATCCAGTGCTGCTGCTGTAGTACTTGTAAAGTACATAGTGAATGTCTCCTACCTGATCAGCACCTTTAGCATTTTCACCAAGGAACCGGTTAAAGTAATAAGGCAGGTTATCAGTATCATAAGAACTGAAGTTTCTTCTTGTGTTACCGTCAGGGTTCATACCTACAGTAGCATAATCCTCCTCAGTCACTTCATACACTTTGTTCCACTCACCGTTCACGTAAATGAACGGGCTTGTTACTGTTTGTCTAGATGAGTATGCGCTAGAGTTATACCAAGTATAAGTCAGATACATCACCTCGTTCTCCTCACGTTTCGGGAACGTAGTGTTCAAAAACGTGATCATGTCATCTGTTGTGTCGAAGTTTTTGTAGGTAAAACCAGCCGCTACGTACTCATCTTCAGTTACTGTATGCTCTGATACCTCAGTTACAGTAAAATTATTTGAAGGAAAGTGAGAATAGTTAAATGTTACCGTTACTGCAGTTCCTACCTCCAGATGGGGATACTTTGAATTTAGGATAGTTGGCACAGTTTCATATGCCTCCTCCTGAGATGCAAATTGCTGGTTGTTGATCTTAGCAATCTTGTAATCTGCATCGGTCAGGGTTATAGCAAATGCTCTGTCAGATGGCTTTACCTGCGCATCCAGCTCCTCGTAAACATCTTCCATCGGATCACAGGCAGTAAACGTGAGAGCCAATGAGCAGATTATATAAAAAACCTTTTTCATCTATCTAGATAAGTTATTTCTTAGAAGTTAATTTTTAGACCTGTTGTCCAAGTTCTGCCAACACCGTAGAATACATAAGAGTTAGCAGCAGTGCTCAAGCCAGTTTCCATATCGAAAGTAGCAGAGGCATCAGAGATGTACTCAGTGTCGAACACATTGTTCACATTAGCATACAATGAAGTATTGATACCGGCAATTTTGAACTTGAACGAAGCGTTCAGGTCAAGCAGCGAGTAGCTAGGTACTTCCCACACTTTTCTATCTGGTGTAGTAAGTGTAGTTGGGTCGAAGTATGCGTACAGGTCAGTGTAGTAGTTGTAGTCAGCACCAATCTTGAACTCATCGGTCAGGTTGTAGCTCAGGCCGAAAGCAGCTGTTGTCTGTGCAGCGTCACCCACTTTAACATCTTTCATGTAGATAGGTCCGATAGTACGAGATGCAGTGCGGTCTTCGCTGAATACTGTGATAGCATCCAGGTTGCTCTGCCATGTCCAGTCACCTACAGACACCATACCTGTCAGGTTCAACTTGTTAGTTGGACGGTAAGTGAAGTCTAACTCAACACCTTGGTGAAGAGCATCTACACCCAAAAGGTTAGCAAAATATACTTCGCCAGTTGCAGGCACATTGTAAGCTCTTGTGAAAGATCTGTCATTCCAAGCTGTTCTGTACAGGTTGATGTTAGCAGAAAGCACTGAGCTTCTGTAACCGTAACCAAGCTCGTAGCTCAGGATCTTCTCGTTATTAGCGTCTTTGTTGATTACGTTCTGGTTGTTCAGGAAAACTGAGTTGAAGAACGGAGCTTTCTCGAAGTAACCAATGTTCGCGAACACGTTGTGGTTGTCTGTCAGGTTGTAGTTAGCACCACCTTTAGTTTGGTAACCGAAGAAGTGCTGGAAGTCAGTCTCCTGGTTTCCTTCTTCATACAGGAAGTAATCGATACGCTTGTAAGAAGTGTTAGAAGCAGCAAGGGAAACGAAAGCAGAAAGCGGACCATCAGTGTATTCACCTTGCAGGAAGCCACCCTCCCAAAGAACAACACCATCGTTATTGTAGCTGATTTTGTCACCTACACGAGCTTTGTTATTTGGATTGTTAACATTTGAGTTATCCAACACATAGTCAGCGCCAAGCAGGTCAGTTACCTCTGTAAAGTGTCTGCCCTCATAGTGACGCAGGTCAATACCACCTAACAAGTTAACTTTATCGTTCAGGCTCTTCTGGTAAGTAGAAAGAATACCATACCAAGTGTGGTCGTTTCTAGAAGCCCTCAGGTAAGAAAGCGCACGGCCATCTGGAGAGTTTACGTTAGCATCAACAGCTGCATCAAGGTCATATGGAGAGTATTTGTCACCTGTTCTTGTGAAAGTACCTGTATAAGCACCACCACCACCTGAACCGATAGAAGCGTAAACAGCAGTAGAAAGGAATGAAGTCTCGTCAATTGTCCAGTAGTGGTTCAAAGAGAACTGTGGTTTGTGGTAGAAGTTGTCTTCTACGTTTACTACTTTGCCATCTCTCACGCCCCAGTCAGCATTCCATCTTCTACCTTGAGGAGCATTTCTGTACTCTTCAATAGAAGCGCGGTTCTGACGCTGACCGTGCCACTGTGGAGCACCAAAGCCAGTTAAAGAGATAGTGTGCTTCTCGTTGATCAGTTTAGAAGCATTGAAGAAGTAGTTGTAAGCCTCAAACTCCAGCCCTTCAGCCCAGCCGTTACCTTCTGTTTTAGAAGCAGCTACCGAGAAAGCCCAGCCGTTTTCGTCCAGACCAGTTGAGTAAGAGATACCAGTCTTCAGGTAACCATTGTTACCAAATCCCTGGAAAAGGCTTCCACCTTTTACAGCATCAGTAGTTCTTGTGATAATGTTGATAGTACCACCGATAGAAGGTACAGCCACTTTAGAAGCACCAAGACCACGCTGAACCTGCATAGACTTAGTTACATCAGTTAAGCCAGCCCAGTTAGACCAGTACACGTTACCATTTTCCATGTCGTTCACCGGAACACCGTTGATCATTACGGCAACGTTAACAGAGTTAAAACCACGCAGGTTGATTCTAGAGTCACCGAAACCACCACCTTGCTTAGTAGCGTACACACCTGGTGTAGACTTCAGGAGCTCAGGGAATTCCTGGTTAGAAGCTTTCTCTGTGATGATCTCGCTCGTGATAGTTGACATTGCAACCGGAGTCTCTCTGTCAATCGCGTAGCTGTTTGCAGTAATAAGAACTTCGTTGATAGAAGTTGTATTAGACTCCATCAGGATAGTACCCAGGTTCTTGGTACCATTCAGGCTTCCGATAGAAACCTCTTTCTGAATGTAGCCAACGTAGTTCACTAAGATAGCGTTAGCATTTGCATCCTCTACCTTAAGAGAAAAGGTACCATCCAAAGCAGTAGGCGCTGCTTTCTCGGTACCTTTCAACAAGACTGTTGCTCCTGGCAGAGGCTCTTTTGTGGTGGCGTCCACCACCTTACCTGTAACGGTGCCTTGCGCAAACAAGTCTTTGGGTGTCAAGCTGGTTAAAAAAACCAGAATAACAAGACTTAGTAAATTGTACTTCATCTTTAGATTGTTAAGAATTGGTTGGTTGATTAATTCGGGTGCGAAATTACAACCGCAATTGTGTTATTTTCAACTAAAAAGATTAAAAAAATGTAAAAACCTTTTCATAAATTTTACCTTGGCATAATATTGGAATAAAGGAGCAACTTTGCTTATAAATAATTTCTAATTATTTGCAAACGTGAATTTTAGGAGAGCAAGCACTCACTCTAGCATCTACTGTTATCAAGGTTATACAATATTCCACGATCTCCCAAGTCATCCTATGTTAGCATATTTAAATTGTATGCTCCTACTATAGTTGCAGAGCAAATATTTGATATTCATTTTCAGGATTTTTTTAGGTGATATTTTGCATCTTAAATTTTTCTCCTATTTTTGTGACCACAATACGGGGGATTAGCTCAGCTGGCTAGAGCGCTTGCATGGCATGCAAGAGGTCATCGGTTCGACTCCGATATTCTCCACTAAAGGCAACCACTACGGTTGCCTTTATTTTTTGCCCTGACCGGGAGTATTTCAATTCATCCCACCCTTCTCACAAAGAAACAGGGCCAAATTAGCTACTCAGCAAAATTATCATCACCCGCTTCCTAAGTATAGGCTATGTTTCACGGTCTTCCACCTGCACTTGCAGAACCGCCCTATTTTAGTGCCGTACCTTTTAAGGTTGTTTCATCTAAAAAGAAGGTAGCTATGGCTTTTAATTTTGAGGATAAGCAGAAGGATGCGATTAACCTGCTAAAAAAAGTCGCAGAGGAAATGGGCACAGACGATCTTAACAAAGCAGGACGTGTGTTCAGGGCAGTGTTGCAGGCTATTCGCGATAGGTTGCCTGTAAACGATGCAGTACACTTTGCTGCACAGCTGCCTACTATTTGGAAAGGCATTTACTACGACCAGTACGACCCAGCTAAAGTACCTGTAAAAATACGCAGCCAGCAGGAGTGGATAAACTTTATCCGGAGCAAGAATGCTTTTGCTGCCAATAACGACTTTATAAGAGACTGTGATATTGTAGAGTCGTTTCAGGCGGTGTTCAAGGCACTACACCATTGTATATCTGCGGGAGAACTACAGAAGGTAAAAGATGCCATGCACCATGAAATACAAGAGTTGCTAGAAGTATAAAGCCAGAGGAAAAACATATAAAAGGCGCAGTTTCCGTAGTATAGCGGAAATTGTGCCTTTTACTTTTACATCACTATGAAAAAACTCACAGTCACCCTTTTTACCTTACTTAGCCTTAGTGCCTGCAGGCAACAGGATTCAGAGCTTACTTCTGCTTCCACCACCAAAACACCTATAGTACAAGCCTCAGCAGACAGCACAGCAACGCCACAAGTAGCCACTTGCCAGGTAAATGCTCCCTTACTTCCTGCTCCGGATCAACCCAATGCCGATTCTGAGCTGGCAGCTTACCTTCAGAAACTACAGCAGGCAGTAAAAGCACACAGCACAGGAGAGCTAAAGGAGCTCCTATCTCCAGACATTAGAACAGGTTTTGATGGAAGTGGAGGCTGGAGCAGCTTTACGAAGCAATGGAACCCCGAGGATGCGCACTCCGAAGTATGGCTATTACTCGAGCATATGACTCGTCTCGGTGGTGACTATCCTGTAGAGAATAACCAGGACTTATATGCTCTACCTTATGTATATAGCAGCTGGCCAGACTCACTCGATGCCTTTACGCATATAGCCGTTACAAACCCAAGCACTATACTGCGTCAGGAGCCTGCGGCCAACGCTCCAGCAGCCTGTACCTTAAGCCAGGTTATACTTAAGGCGGATCCCAACAAGTCTTACCCTTTAGACAAACAGCAGAAAGAGTGGTGGCATGTGCAGACAGCAGATGGTGAACTACAAGGCTACCTCTATCACACTGATGTGTACAGTCCAGTAGGTTACCGCGCCATCTTCAGTAAAAATAAGCAGGGCCAGTGGCAAATGACTGCTCTTGTAGCTGGCGATTAAACAAAACAGGCTCCTGCCATACTTTGGCAGGAGCCTGTTTATACTTGTTCCAGACGTAAGCTTACACGAACAGTCCTTCTACAGACAGGTAGCGCTCGCCAGTATCGTAGCAGAAAGTCAATACTTTTGATCCTTCCGGTATTTCTTCTTCAATTTTTTTGCCTACAGCCGCCAAAGATGCGCCTGATGATACACCTATGAATATTCCTTCTTCGCGGGCAGCACGACGTGCGTAATCAAACGCTTCATCCTGCTGTACCTGTACTACACCATCAAGCAGAGACGTATCTAATATCTTAGGAACGAAACCGGCACCGATACCCTGCAATGGGTGTGGCCCTGGTTCGCCACCGCTCAATACTGGTGAGGCGGCAGGCTCCACAGCGTATACTTTCAGGTTAGGGAATTTATCTTTCAACACTTTGGCAACACCTGTAATGTGTCCACCTGTACCAACACCTGTAATCAGGTAATCAATTCCGTCAGGAAAATCCTCCAGAATCTCCTGGGCAGTAGTATCTATGTGGATCTGCGTGTTAGCCTCGTTATCAAACTGCATAGGCATCCAGGCACTGTCGTTCTCCTGCACAATTTCCTGTGCACGCTCAATAGCGCCTTTCATACCTTTCTCGCGCGGTGTCAGCTCCAACTTGGCACCATACGCTGCCATCAGGCGGCGGCGCTCAACCGACATAGACTCAGGCATGACCAGTATCAGCTGGTAACCTTTAACAGCAGCTACCATAGCCAATCCGACACCTGTATTACCAGAAGTTGGCTCCACAATTACACTATCTTCCTTCAGTAAGCCCTTACGCTCAGCATCCTCGATCATAGCCAGTGCTATGCGGTCTTTTATACTTCCGCCAGGGTTGCTTCGCTCCTGCTTCATCCATACTTCCACATTTTTTTTATAAAGTCTGTTGATGCGCACGTGCGGTGTGCCCCCAATGGATTCGAGTATTGTGTTGGCTTTCATTCTTTATTTATGATTTATCAGATGGAAAAATTTATAACACTAGCTGGGTCTGCTGCGCGGCGAACATCTATCTGCGGACGATGGTACACCCGTGAGTATGGTGGTACGCTCTCGGTTAGCCACACATTGCCCCCAATTATACTGTGTGCACCCACCACCGTGTTGCCTCCAAGTATGGTGGCACCGGCATATATAACCACATGGTGTTCAATAGTTGGATGGCGCTTTATGTTAGCCATGGCTTTGTCTACACTTAGTGCTCCAAGCGTAACGCCTTGATAAACTTTTACATAGTTACCTATCACGCAGGTCTCCCCTATCACTATACCAGTGCCGTGGTCTATGCAGAAATGGGTGCCGATCTGAGCCCCCGGGTGTATGTCAATGCCGGTACGGGCATGCGCATACTCTGTTAGTACGCGTGGTAACAAGGGCACACGCAACTGGTAAAAGACATGAGCCATACGGTAAATTGCCACCGCCTTAAAGCCAGGATAGGTACGGACTACCTCCTCACTCCCTTGGGCAGCAGGATCTCCGGCGGCTATTGCCTCAGCGTCCATCAACAATAGCTCATGTATGTGTGGCAGCTCCTGCATTACTCGCTCTGCAACCTCCTCTGCAGGCATAGGCAACTCATGCTCTATACTTGTCAGGATGCGCATCATGTTTACCTTTAAGCCTTTGGCATACTCCTCTAACTCCTGCACCGATTCAAAGCGTACATCAGCAAGCGGCGGAAAGAGCAGCTGCAGTACGCCCTCCACCAATTGGCACATAGCCGAAGCCGGTACCAGGTGCATCGCCTTTTGATGGCTTACAAATAAGTTGTTTAAAAACTGCCTGTTCATGTTGTCTCTAAAAACGTATGCCGCAAGATGGTGTTTTAACCTCAACAAAAAAAGGGGCTGTTTGTTAACAAAAATCTAATTATAGTAAGTATACAATAAAAAAAGGAGCCTTATATAGCTCCTCTTTAATTTTGTTTCTGCAGGTTAGTTTATTCACGGCAAAATTCGATCACATCTATAGCACCACCACCACTGCGAGCACTTTCTTTGCCAAACACTACGCGCAGCTTCACCACGCCAGGGGTATCTACACGAAGTCTGGTTGCGCCATAGGCACCTGTTACTGGCAGCTGCATGGTTTTGATCACGTTATCGTCTGCATCAAGCAATTCCAGTTTAGAGTCACTCTCCTCTTCTGTAATATCTAATACATGGATGCCTTTCAGATTAATGCTACCCATAGCCGAAAAGTCCATTTCAATGCGGCATCCTTTGTTATAAAGGCTGGCAAACTGGTTATTGCCACGGCCTACTGTTAAGACCTTACCCATAGGGCGGATAGCAGCCGGGCTTGGCGTTCTGAAATGTTGGTTTTTCCGGTCTGGAGCACCTGTATCAAACAGCAATGCAGTATTTTGCCTGAAATACTTGCCTTTTGCCATACGCTGCTGCGCCGAAATGCGCACAGGTGTGTTATCGCTGTAAACAGTTGTTACAGCTCCAAAACTAGATTCTGTTGGATTATACTCATCAAATTCTATTATTTCACAGCTTGTAGGGTCCGTTCCAAAGTTCTTGCTCTGGGAGGCTGCAAAAGGATCTACTCCCACTTCTTCAGTTTTGTCACAGCCCATTAACACAACACCAAATACACAGTAAACTAAGGCTTTAAAAGTAAATTTTTTCATACTACACAATACTAATGATAAGAAATACTAAAAACAGTCCTATTCCACTGCCCTTACAGAGCTGGCTAAACAGTAACCAACAAAAGCTGATTGAGTAGAAATATACTAGAACTGGGATTTTGAGTATGTACGACCCTTATTCGGAAACAGATGAAAAATTGTGCAATTTTTTACAGTTTGAACATTAAATAAAAATTGAGTTTATTCTATATTAAGAGATTCAACCGCAAGTGACGTTGAATAAAGGTGAGGCAAACAGGAAAGTGTAACTTTAGGCATAACTTAAAGATAGACGGTAGCCTCAATAAAAAAGGGACGCCTGTCAGGCGTCCCTTTTTTATTGAGGCTATTTTTCACTACTCATCGCAGTGGCCAGGGCCTATAATGCCGTTGTTGTACTTGTCTAGAACTGTACCAAGAGATGTAAATTTCTCATGCAGTTCTTTGTTCTTAGTCAGCTGATCCGGACCGTACTGGCCAAAAAGCTCAGTTGCTTCATTGTATGCATCCAGCGCTTCTCCGCTCATACCTGCACCGGCAGCCATATTAAGTGTAGCGGCAACATACTGATGCGCAAGAATGAAATAAGCATTGCCTCTAGGCTGCTCCGTTAGGATGCTATAGAAGGTATAGCCAGAAGAGAAGAACGATTCGTTATAGTAGTTATTCCAAGTGTTGTCGTACTTCTTCTGATTTTTGCTGTTGGCATGTGTTTTCCAGTATCCTTGTGTGCGTGTGCAGCCACCAGTAGCTGGCGGTGTGGTAGGAGTTACTTCTGTACAGAACACAATATTATCAATAGCTCCTGAACCTACATTACCCTCACCATCTAACACCAAAATCAATTTCTCAACATTTTTGGTGCCTTTAAGATCTACTGTTTGGATGCTTCCTTCCTCTTCGTAAGGTGTTAGCGGAAAATCAACTGTACCACCGCCTGCTAATACCAAACGCACAAATGATTTATCCTCTAGCGGAGTCGCATCTACGTCTACCACATCAATAGATTGCAAGGTAACAACACCTTCAATGCCTCTAAAGTCCAGTTCCATTGTTGCACCCCATGCATTGTCATTAGGTCCGGCAATTCTGATAGAAGATCCTGTACCGGTAGGGTCATAAGTACCATCTGGGTTATCTGCAATATCCTGTGCCGTGAACTCATTTGCAATCAGCATTTTACCTAGTGCTTTTGCTTTGCCCAGGTCATGACCGTCATCGCCTGTTGGGTTGTTGGCGTCATAAATTCTAGCAACGTTTACATCTGAGTAAACTCCGTCTATACTTCTCTTGGTGTTTTTAACACGCACAGTACCAAAAGGAGTTGTTAAGTGGTCGATAAAAGGAAGGTCTTCAGGGTTTGCAGCAGAATACTCTTCAAAGTTGATAGAGTAGCAGTTGTCGGCTAGCAGGTTTTTACTTAATTCTGAAGAAAAGTCAGGGTTTACTTCTTCGGCTTTTTCACAGCCCATCATCATAGCAGCAGCCAGGCCACAGCCT is a genomic window containing:
- a CDS encoding TonB-dependent receptor is translated as MKYNLLSLVILVFLTSLTPKDLFAQGTVTGKVVDATTKEPLPGATVLLKGTEKAAPTALDGTFSLKVEDANANAILVNYVGYIQKEVSIGSLNGTKNLGTILMESNTTSINEVLITANSYAIDRETPVAMSTITSEIITEKASNQEFPELLKSTPGVYATKQGGGFGDSRINLRGFNSVNVAVMINGVPVNDMENGNVYWSNWAGLTDVTKSMQVQRGLGASKVAVPSIGGTINIITRTTDAVKGGSLFQGFGNNGYLKTGISYSTGLDENGWAFSVAASKTEGNGWAEGLEFEAYNYFFNASKLINEKHTISLTGFGAPQWHGQRQNRASIEEYRNAPQGRRWNADWGVRDGKVVNVEDNFYHKPQFSLNHYWTIDETSFLSTAVYASIGSGGGGAYTGTFTRTGDKYSPYDLDAAVDANVNSPDGRALSYLRASRNDHTWYGILSTYQKSLNDKVNLLGGIDLRHYEGRHFTEVTDLLGADYVLDNSNVNNPNNKARVGDKISYNNDGVVLWEGGFLQGEYTDGPLSAFVSLAASNTSYKRIDYFLYEEGNQETDFQHFFGYQTKGGANYNLTDNHNVFANIGYFEKAPFFNSVFLNNQNVINKDANNEKILSYELGYGYRSSVLSANINLYRTAWNDRSFTRAYNVPATGEVYFANLLGVDALHQGVELDFTYRPTNKLNLTGMVSVGDWTWQSNLDAITVFSEDRTASRTIGPIYMKDVKVGDAAQTTAAFGLSYNLTDEFKIGADYNYYTDLYAYFDPTTLTTPDRKVWEVPSYSLLDLNASFKFKIAGINTSLYANVNNVFDTEYISDASATFDMETGLSTAANSYVFYGVGRTWTTGLKINF
- a CDS encoding DUF2267 domain-containing protein — its product is MAFNFEDKQKDAINLLKKVAEEMGTDDLNKAGRVFRAVLQAIRDRLPVNDAVHFAAQLPTIWKGIYYDQYDPAKVPVKIRSQQEWINFIRSKNAFAANNDFIRDCDIVESFQAVFKALHHCISAGELQKVKDAMHHEIQELLEV
- the cysK gene encoding cysteine synthase A; protein product: MKANTILESIGGTPHVRINRLYKKNVEVWMKQERSNPGGSIKDRIALAMIEDAERKGLLKEDSVIVEPTSGNTGVGLAMVAAVKGYQLILVMPESMSVERRRLMAAYGAKLELTPREKGMKGAIERAQEIVQENDSAWMPMQFDNEANTQIHIDTTAQEILEDFPDGIDYLITGVGTGGHITGVAKVLKDKFPNLKVYAVEPAASPVLSGGEPGPHPLQGIGAGFVPKILDTSLLDGVVQVQQDEAFDYARRAAREEGIFIGVSSGASLAAVGKKIEEEIPEGSKVLTFCYDTGERYLSVEGLFV
- the epsC gene encoding serine O-acetyltransferase EpsC is translated as MNRQFLNNLFVSHQKAMHLVPASAMCQLVEGVLQLLFPPLADVRFESVQELEEYAKGLKVNMMRILTSIEHELPMPAEEVAERVMQELPHIHELLLMDAEAIAAGDPAAQGSEEVVRTYPGFKAVAIYRMAHVFYQLRVPLLPRVLTEYAHARTGIDIHPGAQIGTHFCIDHGTGIVIGETCVIGNYVKVYQGVTLGALSVDKAMANIKRHPTIEHHVVIYAGATILGGNTVVGAHSIIGGNVWLTESVPPYSRVYHRPQIDVRRAADPASVINFSI